The uncultured Bacteroides sp. DNA segment AAAATACTGATACATATAGCCGTAACATGAATTATCTGGAAATCCCATTCTTGGCTCATTTAGCTTTCGGAAAGGACAACGGAGTACAATTCTTCTTGAATATGGGTCCTCAGATTGCATTTCTGCTTAACGAAAAAGAAAATAAGAGTGAGTCATTTAGTCCAATAAGCCGTACCAGTAAACAATATAACAAAATGGCCGATAATAAATTTGATTATGGAATTGCAGGTGGCGGAGGATTAGAATTAAAGACCAAAGCCGGTAACTTTTTAGTAGAAGGTCGATATTATTTCGCCTTATCCGACTTTTATAAAACCACTAAGAAAGATTATTTTTCGAGAGCTGCTCATTCTATACTATCAGCCAAAGTGACCTATCTATTTGACATTACGAAGTAGTTATTAGTTCAAGCAAAACAACTAAAAGCTCAAATGGGGAAAAGCGATAAATAGCTTATCAACTTTTCCCCATTTGAGCTTTTAGTTTCGTGCACATTCTCGAGAAGCTTCGTGCACGTTTATAAAGTGTTTCGTGTACGTTCCTACCTCAATCTATCGGCAGCCTTTACCATCACTTCGTCGCGCCCAATAGCACGAATAGCCAAGTAGTTCAAGATAATTGCAACTAGAGGAAGGCACAATGCCCACGAGATACGGAAAGAAGCTTCCAAATCACTCTTAAGCATAAACATGAAAGCCAAAAAAGCCAGATAGTATCCTACCAACAAAACGCTACAGAAAATGGTCATTCTGATTTGCAGCATTCTATTTCTGTACATAAAGATGGTTGCAAATGATATGATCATACTAAGCAGTAAAATAGTCAACACCCCCCATGTGGAATGGAATTGTTCCTTTACAGCAATTCCGGCAGGGAAAAATGTATATTGAGCAGCATCAGCTCCCATAAAATAGCCAACAGGTAAACACATACTAGCGACCAGTAAACCTGTTACCAGCAATAAAAAAATCGTTTGAATTCGTTGAATCATAAATCTATATCATTATCAAGTTAACATTAATCGGCAATAACCCGAAACAAAGGTATGTCACACAAGCTATAAAACAAAAATAGTCAAGTAGCAAAATGACAGAGAACCTCTTCCACTTCTTACTACCTGACTACTCAATTGATTAAATATTGCAAATTATTACTGCAATTTTTCTTTTTCTTTAGCTGGATTTCTGTAATACACCTTTCCTTCCAGATACTCTTGAGCAGCTATAAGATTAGGTTTAGGCAATTTCTCATAATAACGTGAAATTTCAATCTGCTCTCTATTCTCAAAAACCTCTTCCAAGTTGTCTGTATACGAAGCAAATTCTTGCAGTTTCTTCGATAAATCGCTCTTAATCTCCACACTAATCTGATTAGCACGTTTACCGATGATAGAAACCGTTTCATAAATATTGCCGGTATCAGCACACAATTCCATCATATCACGAGTAATAGTACTCCCCGGAGCATTTGATTTTTTGTAATCCATAAATCTATTTATAATTTAGTCTTTAATTACTTCACTTGATTCTTTAAATATCTTTTCAGCGTCTTTCAGATACTTACTTTCGGGAAATTCATTCACAAAAGCATAATATTCATCAATTGCTTCGCGATAACGTTCCGTCTTTTTATCTTCCACACTATAGATGGCCATCTCGTATTTTGATTTCAACACCAAGATAGACAGGTCTTCACGATAATGGGTATAAGGATAATCTTTCAATGCGTTTTGAGCTGTTACTACACAAGACAAGTAGTTGTTGCCCAAATAGTTTCCCAAGTTATAATATAATTTGGCTGAGAGAAATTCTTTAAACACCAATTTATCCTGCAATTCGAAAACCATATCCTGAGCTTCTTGTTTTTTCGCACTCTTTGGATAGTATTCCAAAAATAGTTGTAATTGCTGAACAGCGCTGTAAGTTCCCGATTGATCAAGACGAGCTTCAGGCGTATCTAAGTAGAGCGCTTTACCGGCATGAAAACGAGCCAACTCAGCAAAAGTCCCTCTTGGATAGGTATTATAGTAGGTGATGAAAGTTTGAGCTGCTGTTTGATAATCAGCCTGATTGTAATAACTCATTCCTAACATATAAACAGACTCTTCGGCTTTATCGGTACCTTTAAGTATGGTTATCAACTCATTAAGCAATGTAGCCGATTTGCTGTACTGACCTTTAGCAAAGTAGTTCTTAGCTGCCTCGTACTTATACTCATAATCGGTACTCTTTAGCAGTGCGTTATATTCTCCACACGAGGAGAAAACGATAACTGCAAGCAAATATACAATGGTATTTTTCTTCATCCTAATCTAAAATAATTGTGCAAAGTTACTTATTCGCATCGAATAAATCAATTAATCAATGTTTTTTAATACTAAAAAAGAGTTTAAACAGATGAAATATATGTCCATCAGTCCATCTAGAGTTTATACAAATCACTCGCTGCCAGCAAATCGACTTTTTTCTCTGTAAGTATGCGAATGCAGTTCTCCATATCGTTGGGGCGAATAATCACGTTGGCAGAGCCATTATTGGCAAACGAATACATGTATTCAATAAATACACCTGATTCGGAAAGATAATCAAGCACTTTGGCCAATGCTCCCGGCACATTAGGACAATTAATACCTACAACGTCCGTTATGCTCACTGCAAAATGCTTGTCTTTGAGTACCTTATACGCTTTATCCGGATCGGACACGATGCCACGCAAGATACCAAAATCAGCATTCTCGGCGATGCACAAGGCAGAAAGATTAATACCTTCCTCGGCCAATACCCTAGTCACTTCCGTCAGACGTCCTTGTTTGTTTTCTAGAAAAATAGAGAGCTGTTTTGCGACCATATAATAATAAATTTAGATGGTTATAGTTTCCGATTATCAATCACTCGTTTGGCTTTCCCCACACTGCGTTCTATGCTTCTGGGTTCTACCAATTTCACCTCTACACCAAGGCCTAAAACGCTATGAAGACGAGCAACCAATTTCTTTTTCAAAGTAATCATTTTATTGATCTCGTCCGAATAAAAATCAGGACGAACTTCAACTTTCAACTCCATCATATCCGTATTATTTACTCTGTCTACAGTCAACAGGTAGTGTGGTTCAAACTCCGACATTTCAAGAATAACCGATTCTATTTGGGTAGGAAAAACATTGACTCCACGAATAATCAACATATCGTCACTTCTTCCCAATATTCTATCCATACGAACCAATGTGCGACCACAGCTACATTTCTCGTAATGCAAAGCGGTTAAATCTTTTGTTCGATAACGAAGCAAAGGCATCCCCTCCTTCGTTAAATGAGTGAACACGAGTTCTCCCATCCCCCCCGGAGCAACAGGCTGCAATGTTTTCGGATCAATAATTTCCGGAAAAAAGTGGTCTTCATTCAAATGTGTTCCATTCTGACATTCGCATTCATAGCCCACACCGGGACCTGCTATTTCGCTCAAGCCATAGATATCGTAAGCCTTGATGGCCAGTTTTTCCTCAATCTCTTTACGCATACTCTCCGTCCATGGTTCAGCACCAAAAACACCAACTTTCAGTTTGAAATCCTCACGAGGCAATCCGGAATCCTTAATGGCATCCGCTATAAAAAGAGAATAAGAAGGAGTACAGCACAACACGGTTGACCCGAAATCGTGCATCAACGTTATTTGTTTTTCGGTATTTCCACTTGACATTGGAATAACCGAAGCACCGATATTTTCAGCACCATAATGTGCGCCTAATCCACCGGTAAAAAGTCCATATCCATAGGCAATCTGAAATATATCTGAACTTCCTGCACCATAGGCAGTGAAGCAACGAGACAAACATTCTGTCCAGATAGAAAGATCTTTGCGAGTATAGCCCACGACTGTTGGTTTTCCTGTTGTACCTGATGAAGCATGTATACGTACAATTTGGCTCATAGGCACCGCACACAAACCAAATGGATAATTATCTCTTAAATCTAACTTCGTAGTAAACGGTAATTTAGCAATATCATCAAGGTCATTAATATCGTCAGGGGTGAGTCCTAACTCTTGCATCTTTTTTCGATAGAAAGGCGTGTTGTGATAAACGTATTCGACTATTTTCTTCAATCTGATGCTCTGAATCTTACGAAGATTGTCTCGATCCATGCATTCGATGTTTTCGTTCCAAATCATGTTTTTCTTGCGGTTTTTTATTAGTAGTATCAGTATTTACGTGTTATATTGACGCAAAGTAAAGGATTTATTTGGAAAAACAATTTGTTTATCTCAACTATTTTGCCGAATATTGCCGACTATTTTGCGATCAGCAAGCGCCATCTATTTTTTATTAATAAATATTCAAAAACAAAATTCTCAAGATGAAATTTTTGCAACTACTGGGTTATCATGGACAGACTAGTATTCGAACAGAGTGTGTAGCCGGGCTTACCACTTTCCTAACCATGTCATATATTCTGGCTGTGAATCCTGACATTCTATCGCAAGCAGGCATGAGCAAAGAATCCGTTTTCACAGCTACAGCACTCGCTTCGGCATTTGCCACCATCTGCATGGCTTTTCTGGCCAAACTACCTGTTGCCCTCGCTCCTGCTATGGGAGTAAATGCTTTTTTTGCTTTTACTCTCGTTCAAGGCATGGGACTCAGTTGGCAAACGGCACTAGCTGCAGTGCTCGTAGAAGGGGTTCTATTTATTTTGATCACTTTATTTAATATTCGTGAGGCTATAGTCAATAGTATTCCAATGAGTTTACGATATGCAATTTCGGCAGGTATAGGTATGTTTATCTCATTTATCGGTCTAAAAAATGCAGGCATTATCGTATCCAACGAAGCCACTTTTGTTATGCTAGGCAAGTTTACTCCCGCAGCAATACTTGCTATTATCGGTATTATCTTAAGCGGCATTTTAATGAAAAAGAATGTAAAAGGAGCTTTATTCTACAGCATTATGGCTTGTACACTAATCGGCATACCTATGGGAGTTACACAAATGCCGGATAACTTCTCGCCAATATCTATGCCCCACTCTATGGCTCCGACCTTCATGCAGTTTGATTTTAGCCATTTCTTTACAATGGATATGCTTATCATTGTCTTTGTGCTTATATTCATGGATCTATTTGACACGATCGGCACATTAATCGGAGTAACTTCTAAAGCCGGATTAATGGATAAAAATGGCAATATTCCACACATCAAAGAAGCACTCCTCGCAGATGCTATCGGTACTACTTTTGGTGCAATGTGTGGAACTTCTACTGTAGGATCGTATGTGGAAAGTGCTTCAGGCATTAGTGAAGGAGGTCGCACGGGATTAACATCACTTACCGTTGC contains these protein-coding regions:
- a CDS encoding DNA-directed RNA polymerase subunit omega, translated to MDYKKSNAPGSTITRDMMELCADTGNIYETVSIIGKRANQISVEIKSDLSKKLQEFASYTDNLEEVFENREQIEISRYYEKLPKPNLIAAQEYLEGKVYYRNPAKEKEKLQ
- a CDS encoding amino acid-binding protein, with product MVAKQLSIFLENKQGRLTEVTRVLAEEGINLSALCIAENADFGILRGIVSDPDKAYKVLKDKHFAVSITDVVGINCPNVPGALAKVLDYLSESGVFIEYMYSFANNGSANVIIRPNDMENCIRILTEKKVDLLAASDLYKL
- a CDS encoding porin family protein, whose product is MIKKNIKLCAAILCAAISLPMAAQVGEMRSNFAVGVNGGANFSSVSFSPTIKQKNLSAFAGGFTARYITEKYFAMICGIQLELNYSQRGWNEVIEENTDTYSRNMNYLEIPFLAHLAFGKDNGVQFFLNMGPQIAFLLNEKENKSESFSPISRTSKQYNKMADNKFDYGIAGGGGLELKTKAGNFLVEGRYYFALSDFYKTTKKDYFSRAAHSILSAKVTYLFDITK
- a CDS encoding DUF4293 domain-containing protein; translated protein: MIQRIQTIFLLLVTGLLVASMCLPVGYFMGADAAQYTFFPAGIAVKEQFHSTWGVLTILLLSMIISFATIFMYRNRMLQIRMTIFCSVLLVGYYLAFLAFMFMLKSDLEASFRISWALCLPLVAIILNYLAIRAIGRDEVMVKAADRLR
- the bamD gene encoding outer membrane protein assembly factor BamD, producing MKKNTIVYLLAVIVFSSCGEYNALLKSTDYEYKYEAAKNYFAKGQYSKSATLLNELITILKGTDKAEESVYMLGMSYYNQADYQTAAQTFITYYNTYPRGTFAELARFHAGKALYLDTPEARLDQSGTYSAVQQLQLFLEYYPKSAKKQEAQDMVFELQDKLVFKEFLSAKLYYNLGNYLGNNYLSCVVTAQNALKDYPYTHYREDLSILVLKSKYEMAIYSVEDKKTERYREAIDEYYAFVNEFPESKYLKDAEKIFKESSEVIKD
- a CDS encoding phenylacetate--CoA ligase, with product MIWNENIECMDRDNLRKIQSIRLKKIVEYVYHNTPFYRKKMQELGLTPDDINDLDDIAKLPFTTKLDLRDNYPFGLCAVPMSQIVRIHASSGTTGKPTVVGYTRKDLSIWTECLSRCFTAYGAGSSDIFQIAYGYGLFTGGLGAHYGAENIGASVIPMSSGNTEKQITLMHDFGSTVLCCTPSYSLFIADAIKDSGLPREDFKLKVGVFGAEPWTESMRKEIEEKLAIKAYDIYGLSEIAGPGVGYECECQNGTHLNEDHFFPEIIDPKTLQPVAPGGMGELVFTHLTKEGMPLLRYRTKDLTALHYEKCSCGRTLVRMDRILGRSDDMLIIRGVNVFPTQIESVILEMSEFEPHYLLTVDRVNNTDMMELKVEVRPDFYSDEINKMITLKKKLVARLHSVLGLGVEVKLVEPRSIERSVGKAKRVIDNRKL
- a CDS encoding NCS2 family permease; this encodes MKFLQLLGYHGQTSIRTECVAGLTTFLTMSYILAVNPDILSQAGMSKESVFTATALASAFATICMAFLAKLPVALAPAMGVNAFFAFTLVQGMGLSWQTALAAVLVEGVLFILITLFNIREAIVNSIPMSLRYAISAGIGMFISFIGLKNAGIIVSNEATFVMLGKFTPAAILAIIGIILSGILMKKNVKGALFYSIMACTLIGIPMGVTQMPDNFSPISMPHSMAPTFMQFDFSHFFTMDMLIIVFVLIFMDLFDTIGTLIGVTSKAGLMDKNGNIPHIKEALLADAIGTTFGAMCGTSTVGSYVESASGISEGGRTGLTSLTVAGLFLLSLFFAPLFLLIPSAATTGALFIVGVLMISNIPKIDLSDISEALPAFVTMMMMVLTYSIADGIILGMLSYVLIKIFTGEYKKISITLYILSVLFILKLIIG